The Trichomycterus rosablanca isolate fTriRos1 chromosome 15, fTriRos1.hap1, whole genome shotgun sequence genome contains a region encoding:
- the LOC134329607 gene encoding sodium/potassium-transporting ATPase subunit alpha-1-like, with product MGFGAGNDKYIQAATSDPRGKKTKKKKDINELKKEVDLDDHKLTLDELHRKYGTDLNKGLSSSRAREILERDGPNALTPPPSTPEWVKFCKQLFGGFCTLLWIGAFLCFLAFTIQITTENEPENDNLYLGIVLAAVVLITGCFSYYQEAKSSKIMDSFKNLVPHQALVIRDGERNSINAEGVVVGDLVEIKGGDRIPADLRIISAHGCKVDNSSLTGESEPQTRTPDFSNENPLETRNIVFFSTNCLEGTARGIVINTGDHTVMGRIAILASSLEGGQTPIAKEIEHFIHIITGVAVFLGVSFFVLSLILGYGWLEAVIFLIGIIVANVPEGLLATVTVCLTLTAKRMAKKNCLVKNLEAVETLGSTSTICSDKTGTLTQNRMTVAHMWFDCQIHEADTTEDQSGTSFDRSSPTWSALARVAGLCNRAVFLGDQSKVPILKRDTAGDASESALLKCIELCCGSVIEMRDKSPKLAEIPFNSTNKYQLSIHKNPVTSNPETRHILLMKGAPERILDQCSTVMIQGKEQPLDKDVKDAFQNAYVKLGSLGERVLGFCQFNLPDDQFPEGFAFDTDEVNFPTSNLCFVGLMSMIDPPRAAVPDAVAKCRSAGIKVIMVTGDHPITAKAIAKGVGIISEDNETVEDIAARLNIPVGDVNPRDAKACIVHGAELKEMSPEQLDDVLRHHMEIVFARTSPQQKLIIVEGCQRQGAIVAVTGDGVNDSPALKKADIGVAMGIAGSDVSKQAADMILLDDNFASIVTGVEEGRLIFDNLKKSIAYTLTSNIPEISPFLLFILAGIPLPLGTVTILCIDLGTDMVPAISLAYETAESDIMKRQPRNPQKDKLVNERLISMAYGQIGMIQATAGFFTYFVILAENGFLPSYLIGLRIDWDDKHFNELEDSYGQQWTYESRKIVEYTCQTAFFVSIVIVQWADLIICKTRMNSIMKQKMKNKILIFGLFEETALASFLSYCPGMDVALRMYPLRPSWWLCALPYSFIIFIYDEARRYILRRNPGGWVEKETYY from the exons ATGGGGTTCGGC GCTGGAAATGATAAGTATATCCAAGCGGCGACTTCAGACCCCAGGGGAAAGAAGACCAAAAAGAAAAAGGACATTAACGAACTTAAGAAAGAAGTCGATCTG GATGATCACAAGTTGACTCTTGATGAGCTGCATCGCAAATATGGCACCGACCTGAACAAA GGCTTATCCAGTTCCCGCGCTAGGGAGATCCTCGAACGCGACGGACCCAACGCCCTCACGCCCCCTCCTTCCACTCCAGAATGGGTCAAGTTCTGCAAGCAGCTCTTCGGCGGGTTCTGCACTCTACTGTGGATTGGCGCTTTTCTTTGCTTCTTGGCGTTCACGATCCAGATCACGACCGAGAACGAACCGGAAAACGATAAC CTGTACCTGGGTATCGTCCTTGCTGCGGTGGTCTTGATAACCGGCTGCTTTTCATACTACCAAGAAGCCAAGAGCTCGAAGATCATGGACTCCTTCAAGAACCTGGTTCCTCAT CAAGCTCTGGTGATACGGGACGGAGAGAGGAACAGCATCAATGCCGAGGGAGTGGTCGTTGGAGACTTGGTGGAGATCAAGGGTGGTGACAGGATTCCTGCTGATCTGCGCATCATCTCCGCTCACGGGTGCAAG GTGGACAACTCGTCTTTAACTGGCGAATCCGAGCCCCAAACTCGCACCCCCGACTTCTCAAATGAAAACCCCCTAGAGACCAGGAACATCGTCTTCTTCTCCACGAACTGCCTAGAAG GTACCGCCAGAGGCATCGTGATCAACACCGGCGACCACACCGTGATGGGTCGCATCGCTATCCTGGCCTCGAGCCTCGAGGGAGGACAGACTCCCATCGCCAAGGAGATCGAGCACTTCATCCACATCATCACCGGGGTGGCCGTTTTTCTTGGCGTGTCCTTCTTCGTCTTGTCCCTCATCCTCGGGTACGGATGGCTGGAAGCTGTGATCTTCCTCATCGGGATCATCGTCGCCAACGTTCCGGAGGGGCTCCTTGCGACGGTTACG GTCTGTCTGACTCTAACTGCAAAGCGTATGGCTAAGAAGAACTGCCTGGTGAAGAACCTGGAAGCCGTCGAGACCCTCGGCTCCACCTCCACCATCTGCTCGGACAAGACCGGGACCCTGACCCAGAATCGGATGACCGTGGCTCACATGTGGTTCGACTGTCAGATCCACGAAGCCGATACCACCGAGGACCAGAGCGGAACCTCTTTCGACAGAAGCTCCCCTACATGGTCTGCGCTCGCTCGTGTGGCCGGCCTGTGCAACCGCGCCGTCTTCCTCGGTGACCAGAGCAAAGTGCCTATCCTTAAG AGAGACACGGCTGGCGACGCATCGGAATCCGCTCTGCTCAAATGCATCGAACTCTGCTGCGGTTCGGTCATCGAGATGAGAGACAAGAGTCCGAAGCTGGCCGAGATCCCCTTCAATTCCACCAACAAGTACCAG CTCTCCATCCACAAGAACCCGGTCACCTCGAACCCGGAGACTCGGCACATCCTGCTGATGAAGGGGGCTCCTGAAAGGATCCTGGACCAGTGCTCAACTGTTATGATTCAGGGAAAGGAGCAGCCGCTGGACAAAGATGTTAAAGACGCTTTCCAGAACGCCTACGTGAAGCTTGGGAGCCTCGGAGAGAGAGTGTTAG GTTTCTGCCAGTTTAATCTCCCCGACGACCAGTTCCCAGAGGGCTTTGCGTTCGACACAGACGAGGTCAATTTCCCCACTTCGAACCTGTGTTTTGTTGGCTTGATGTCCATGATCGATCCTCCTCGTGCTGCCGTGCCGGACGCCGTCGCTAAGTGCAGGAGCGCCGGAATTAAG GTCATCATGGTTACCGGGGATCATCCAATCACGGCTAAAGCCATCGCTAAGGGTGTGGGGATCATCTCCGAAGACAACGAGACCGTAGAAGACATCGCTGCACGTCTTAACATCCCTGTTGGAGACGTCAACCCTAG AGACGCCAAGGCTTGCATAGTCCATGGTGCAGAGTTGAAGGAAATGAGTCCGGAACAGTTAGACGACGTCCTGAGACACCACATGGAAATCGTATTTGCCAGAACTTCCCCCCAGCAGAAACTCATCATTGTCGAAGGTTGTCAGCGACAG GGAGCCATCGTGGCCGTGACCGGCGATGGCGTGAACGACTCTCCCGCCCTAAAGAAAGCCGACATCGGGGTAGCCATGGGTATCGCTGGGTCCGACGTCTCCAAACAGGCTGCCGACATGATCCTCCTGGACGACAACTTCGCATCTATCGTGACCGGCGTGGAAGAAG GTCGTCTGATCTTCGACAACTTGAAGAAATCGATTGCGTACACCCTGACTAGTAACATCCCTGAGATTTCACCTTTCCTGCTCTTCATCCTCGCTGGCATCCCTCTACCTCTTGGAACGGTTACTATACTGTGTATCGACTTGGGAACCGACATG GTACCCGCTATTTCTTTGGCCTACGAAACTGCCGAAAGTGACATCATGAAGAGACAGCCGAGGAACCCCCAGAAAGACAAGCTGGTCAACGAACGACTCATCAGCATGGCCTACGGGCAGATCG GAATGATCCAAGCGACGGCAGGATTCTTCACCTACTTCGTCATCCTGGCCGAAAACGGATTCCTGCCCTCGTACCTGATAGGGCTGCGTATCGACTGGGACGATAAGCATTTCAACGAACTGGAGGACAGCTACGGGCAGCAATGG ACGTACGAAAGTCGGAAGATCGTGGAGTACACGTGTCAGACGGCGTTCTTCGTCAGCATCGTCATAGTCCAGTGGGCTGACTTGATTATCTGCAAGACCAGGATGAATTCCATCATGAAGCAAAAAATGAA GAACAAAATACTTATTTTTGGTCTGTTTGAGGAAACAGCTCTAGCTTCCTTCCTGTCGTATTGCCCGGGCATGGATGTCGCCCTTAGAATGTACCCCCTCAG GCCGTCGTGGTGGTTATGCGCCCTACCGTACTCGTTCATTATCTTCATATACGACGAGGCCAGAAGATACATCCTCCGGCGCAATCCAGGAG GCTGGGTGGAAAAGGAAACGTACTACTAA